A segment of the Phocoena sinus isolate mPhoSin1 chromosome 11, mPhoSin1.pri, whole genome shotgun sequence genome:
TCCACGGAGCTGCTGATCCGCAAGCTACCGTTCCAGCGGTTGGTTCGCGAGATCGCGCAGGACTTCAAGACCGACCTGCGTTTCCAGAGCTCGGCCGTGATGGCGCTGCAGGAGGCGTGCGAGGCCTACCTGGTGGGGCTCTTCGAGGACACCAACTTGTGTGCCATCCACGCCAAACGTGTCACTATTATGCCCAAGGACATCCAGCTTGCGCGCCGCATCCGCGGGGAGAGGGCATAAACTGTCCTTTCTAATACACCTTGGGTGCATTTGCTTCTTTCCAAAGGCTCTTTTAAGAGCCACTTCAGTTCTCATTGAGAGTAGCTGTATATACTAGGATGGGTTTTTAGAAAATGGGGGAGGAGGGTTTCTTTCAGGAATTACATATTTGTTATGCAAAATGGGTATACAGGATACCTTGCCAAGGCTACATACACATGCCGTGTTCATTTTGTTAGCTATCTAAAAGGACTTGCTGAACAGCAGCTTATAAGGGCGACAGTGTCTCCAGCAATAAGGTCACCTGGACCCTGAGTAATCAAAGAtttcactagaaggaatcagtcaACAAAAGAACTCTCAACCAAGTAAACTGGTATTCAGAGCATAAATACTAGCCAGTCCCTCCCCCACTTCGGATATAGTCGGGGTGCGGAGTTCTGGCTGACTGTTCTGTGATGTATAGGCAGTGCATGGAAGGACAAGCACTTTGCATGCCCTAATCAATTATTAATTTGAACTGTTCAGGGTCCCAGGAGGGGCAGAGTACATCTCGATTAAGCCAGACAATGTTGGTGGTTTGCCCGGGATCTAACAATAGTGGGCAGACTTCTAATGTActaattcagtttcttttatacaactccaaaaggaaagaatgaatctGGCTGAAGCTACAGGGTGTTCAAACTAAGCATTTTTGTTCTCATGAGAACTGCATTTCTAGCTGTTTAGTAGTACCACCTGGTAACCCTACGGGATAAAGCTCTGAACTGTTTACTCTTGTTCACACCCATTCCAAGATTTGATACtgtaaaattaacaaattaactGTTTTTTGACAGCTTTCAGGAGCCTCCTAATGCAGATGTGCACGAGGAGCAATCCACAGGTACCGTGCATGCCATCAACATCTGGTGACTTCCCTGAGGCAGAAGCCACAGTGAGCCCATTTGGGACAGTAATACCCCCCACACCACGTGTGGACTTCCCCGTGTCTCCTTATCCCTTACATGAGGTCACACTTACAAGTATGAAATACTAGCTCCAGGAGCGTAGTCTCCCAACTCTGTGTGAACCTGTTTTAAAAGTCGAATTTTGCCCCTTTTTTCTCACCATATACATATAAGGCCAAAGATTTTTTCGTGTTCACTGTTGTTTCTCCAGAATAGAAAAAGCCTGACACGGGCAGGTGCTCATTAAACTCTAGTTGAATGAATCTATTGCTGATAAGCAACCTTGTAGACACAAGATAGCCTCAGTCACTGAGTGCTTCCCACCTTCTGCATTACACATTTCATCACAGATTCTTTTTGAATTCTATGGGGAGTAGATATAATACTGATGACAACAATTATATAAAGCTTTATAGTTTCCAAAGTATTTTCACATGTCTTTTCATATGTGAACTTGGTAATAGCTCCCCGGGTTTAGATGAGGCACATATTAATCCTTCACTAGCTCTAGAAAAGTCTGTCTTTTCTAAAGGTAGCCAAGTATTGGGAGGACAAAGCCAGGAAATCTGTTTGGGATTCTTTCAACAAACCCTGAAAGGGGACAAGATCTGGGTAAGCCTCCAATGACTGTAGGAAAATAAAGGAGGAGaaatcgtttaaaaaaaaaaaaaaaaaaaaagaaagaactgggcAGAAAAGCCTGATTTCTTTTAAGTGGAAAGTCAGAAGTTCTCCTCAGCAAGGACATCTGCTGGGATTTGGGAGTCTTTTGAGATCTGAACCTAAGATCTCAGAAGTGTACTATGGGT
Coding sequences within it:
- the LOC116762403 gene encoding histone H3.1 translates to MARTKQTARKSTGGKAPRKQLATKAARKSAPATGGVKKPHRYRPGTVALREIRRYQKSTELLIRKLPFQRLVREIAQDFKTDLRFQSSAVMALQEACEAYLVGLFEDTNLCAIHAKRVTIMPKDIQLARRIRGERA